From one Enterobacter kobei genomic stretch:
- the yoaI gene encoding small membrane protein YoaI, protein MHDPMLMETLIITSSFLAIIMVLVASVLVLERTTG, encoded by the coding sequence ATGCACGATCCTATGCTAATGGAAACGCTGATTATCACGTCTTCTTTTTTAGCCATTATTATGGTGCTGGTGGCGTCAGTGCTGGTTCTGGAAAGAACGACTGGCTGA
- a CDS encoding glycoside-pentoside-hexuronide (GPH):cation symporter: protein MQEKITRKEKISYGLGDMASHVGLDNVIIFLTFYYTDVVGLPAAFVGTMFLLARTADAIIDPAMGYLADRTRTRWGKFRPWMLWLALPFGASCLLTYAVPESLSLSGKMIFASVTYTFMMLMYTAINIPYCSMGAVITPNNEERISLQSYRFFLATLGGAMSTFFMMPLAEYIGGDDKLLGYRAAMGIMAVAAVIMFWICFANTRERINAPATHNNYLAELRDLLKNDQWRIVAVLVLTNIGFGVVRLGAMMYFVTYYLGSASYFMWMLGAHILGKAAGSALAKRLTRNFSKVQMFGYCAVLAGVLSIALFFAPKSIFVLVPLTFIVSTLYQSTTTLMWVMMADVADYGEWLQGKRMDGVIFSTFLAVLKLGMAISGAIVGWTLGFSGYVANAPTQNSTAMYCIVALFTVVPGVLSLCAFAMLRWYKLDDNTMKSIHLAKQTAA, encoded by the coding sequence ATGCAGGAAAAGATCACCCGTAAAGAAAAAATAAGTTATGGTCTCGGCGATATGGCCAGCCATGTCGGGCTGGATAATGTCATTATATTTCTCACGTTTTATTATACGGATGTGGTTGGCTTACCGGCGGCTTTTGTCGGGACGATGTTTTTACTGGCGCGTACAGCGGATGCGATTATCGATCCGGCGATGGGTTATCTTGCCGACCGTACCCGTACCCGCTGGGGCAAATTCCGGCCCTGGATGCTGTGGCTGGCCCTGCCCTTTGGTGCCAGCTGCCTGCTGACCTATGCGGTGCCGGAATCTCTGAGCTTATCCGGGAAGATGATCTTTGCCTCCGTCACCTATACCTTCATGATGCTGATGTATACCGCCATTAATATTCCCTATTGCTCCATGGGGGCGGTGATCACCCCAAATAACGAAGAACGTATTTCATTGCAGTCGTACCGTTTCTTTTTAGCCACCCTCGGCGGTGCGATGTCGACTTTCTTTATGATGCCGCTGGCAGAATATATTGGCGGCGATGACAAATTGCTCGGCTACCGTGCGGCGATGGGGATTATGGCCGTGGCAGCCGTGATCATGTTCTGGATCTGTTTTGCTAATACCCGCGAACGTATTAATGCCCCCGCCACGCATAATAATTACCTTGCGGAATTACGTGACTTATTAAAAAACGATCAGTGGCGAATTGTCGCGGTGCTGGTACTCACTAATATCGGTTTTGGCGTCGTTCGTCTGGGCGCAATGATGTATTTCGTCACCTATTATCTTGGCAGCGCCAGCTATTTCATGTGGATGTTAGGGGCGCATATCCTCGGTAAAGCGGCAGGTAGCGCGCTGGCGAAACGCCTGACGCGCAACTTCAGCAAAGTACAGATGTTTGGTTACTGCGCGGTGCTGGCGGGCGTGCTGAGTATTGCGCTGTTCTTCGCACCGAAATCCATCTTTGTGCTGGTGCCGCTGACCTTTATCGTCTCCACCCTTTATCAGTCCACCACCACCCTGATGTGGGTGATGATGGCGGACGTCGCCGACTACGGCGAATGGTTGCAGGGCAAACGCATGGACGGCGTGATCTTCTCCACCTTCCTCGCAGTGCTGAAACTCGGCATGGCGATCAGCGGCGCTATCGTGGGCTGGACGCTCGGCTTTAGCGGCTACGTCGCCAACGCCCCGACGCAGAACAGCACCGCCATGTACTGCATTGTCGCGCTCTTTACCGTGGTGCCGGGCGTTCTCTCCCTGTGCGCCTTCGCCATGCTGCGCTGGTACAAACTCGACGACAACACCATGAAATCCATTCATTTAGCTAAACAAACGGCTGCGTAA
- a CDS encoding glycoside hydrolase family 31 protein, whose protein sequence is MSELIQHPESIEWRFERQILRIEPWGEHSLRVRATCAPAFTDNLHALLPKNAAGESEITASAETLTLRNGNITAVLNLKGQLAFYNQRGELLLEEMWRQRSTVGIGASEKSQDKYVSALKLDGREFKPLPGGKYQLTVRFESRPDEKIYGMGQYQQPWLDLKGCVLELAQRNSQASVPFMQSSLGYGLLWNNPAIGEASFAKNHTEWQARVTQEMDYWITAADSTVQLTRQYAKATGTPPPAPAFTSGLWQCKLRYRTQQEVLEVAREYRRRHLPLSVMVIDFFHWPNQGTWCFDPVDWPDPAAMVAELKSLGIELMVSVWPTVEARSPLFPVMKAKGWLVTSDRGVQVNLDFMGNTTFFDATHPQAREFVWETVKKNYYDLGIKLFWLDEAEPEYRAYDFDNYRYHAGPVLEVGNQYPRDFAQGFYDGLVANGETEIVNLVRCSWAGSQRFGVLAWSGDVHSSFHAFRNQLAAGLNMGLAGIPWWTTDIGGFQGGNVNDPAFHELLIRWFQWAVFCPVLRMHGYREPQIQPPESYRNGIPQCNSGSPNELWSYGEENYAIMQHWLSVREKLRPYVDALFDNAHQHGDPLMRPLFWHYPDEPQSWQVEDQYLFGEDLLVAPVMHAGQRQRDVWLPGTHGWVALNGERYQGQQQITVAAALETIPVFVRENSPLVALLVQR, encoded by the coding sequence ATGAGCGAATTGATCCAACACCCGGAAAGCATCGAATGGCGCTTTGAGCGGCAGATCCTGCGCATTGAACCCTGGGGCGAACACAGCCTGCGCGTACGCGCCACCTGCGCCCCGGCGTTCACCGATAATCTGCATGCTCTGCTGCCGAAAAACGCCGCCGGTGAAAGCGAAATCACCGCCAGCGCGGAAACTCTGACGCTGCGCAACGGCAACATTACCGCGGTGCTCAACCTGAAAGGGCAACTGGCGTTCTACAACCAGCGCGGCGAACTGCTGCTCGAAGAAATGTGGCGACAGCGCTCCACCGTCGGCATTGGCGCCAGCGAAAAAAGTCAGGACAAGTACGTCAGTGCGCTGAAGCTTGATGGCCGCGAGTTTAAACCCTTGCCCGGCGGTAAATATCAGCTCACCGTGCGCTTTGAATCGCGACCGGACGAGAAAATCTACGGTATGGGCCAGTACCAGCAGCCGTGGCTGGATCTGAAAGGCTGCGTGCTGGAGCTGGCCCAGCGTAACTCCCAGGCCAGCGTGCCGTTCATGCAGTCGAGCCTGGGCTACGGCCTGCTGTGGAACAACCCCGCCATCGGCGAGGCGAGCTTTGCGAAGAATCATACCGAATGGCAGGCGCGGGTCACCCAGGAGATGGATTACTGGATCACCGCCGCCGACAGCACCGTGCAGCTGACCCGTCAGTACGCCAAAGCCACCGGTACCCCGCCGCCTGCCCCGGCGTTCACCAGCGGGCTGTGGCAATGCAAGCTGCGCTATCGCACCCAGCAGGAAGTGCTGGAGGTGGCGCGTGAATACCGTCGCCGCCATCTGCCGCTTTCGGTGATGGTCATCGACTTCTTCCACTGGCCGAATCAGGGTACCTGGTGTTTCGATCCTGTGGACTGGCCGGATCCGGCGGCAATGGTTGCCGAACTGAAATCGCTGGGTATTGAACTGATGGTCTCGGTGTGGCCTACGGTGGAAGCACGCAGCCCCCTGTTCCCGGTGATGAAGGCCAAAGGCTGGCTGGTGACCAGCGATCGCGGCGTACAGGTCAATCTCGATTTCATGGGCAACACCACCTTCTTTGACGCCACCCATCCGCAGGCACGAGAATTTGTCTGGGAGACGGTGAAGAAAAATTATTACGATCTGGGTATTAAGCTGTTCTGGCTGGATGAAGCCGAGCCGGAATACCGTGCCTATGACTTCGACAACTATCGCTACCACGCCGGGCCAGTACTGGAAGTCGGTAACCAGTATCCACGCGATTTTGCGCAAGGCTTTTATGATGGTCTGGTGGCGAACGGCGAAACGGAGATTGTGAATCTGGTGCGCTGTTCATGGGCGGGCAGTCAGCGCTTCGGCGTGCTGGCCTGGTCCGGGGACGTGCATTCCTCGTTCCACGCTTTCCGCAATCAACTGGCTGCCGGGCTGAATATGGGGCTGGCAGGCATTCCCTGGTGGACCACCGACATCGGCGGTTTCCAGGGCGGTAACGTGAACGATCCGGCGTTTCACGAACTGCTGATCCGCTGGTTCCAGTGGGCAGTGTTCTGTCCGGTGCTGCGCATGCACGGCTACCGCGAGCCGCAGATCCAGCCGCCGGAAAGCTATCGCAACGGCATTCCGCAGTGCAACAGCGGATCACCGAATGAACTGTGGAGCTACGGCGAGGAAAATTACGCCATCATGCAGCACTGGCTGTCGGTGCGCGAAAAGTTGCGTCCGTATGTCGATGCCCTGTTTGACAATGCCCACCAGCATGGCGATCCGCTGATGCGCCCGCTGTTCTGGCATTATCCTGACGAACCGCAAAGCTGGCAGGTAGAAGATCAGTATCTGTTTGGCGAGGACCTGCTGGTGGCGCCGGTGATGCATGCCGGTCAGCGCCAGCGTGACGTCTGGTTGCCGGGCACCCACGGCTGGGTGGCGCTTAATGGCGAGCGTTATCAGGGACAGCAGCAGATCACCGTGGCGGCGGCCCTTGAAACCATTCCGGTATTTGTCCGGGAAAACAGTCCGCTGGTGGCGCTGCTGGTGCAGCGTTAA
- a CDS encoding DUF441 domain-containing protein, which translates to MFDTTLFILLALAALGFVSHNTTVAISILVLIIVRVTPLNAFFPWIEKQGLTIGIIILTIGVMAPIASGTLPPSTLLHSFANWKSLIAIAVGVFVSWLGGRGVTLMSSQPSLVAGLLVGTVLGVALFRGVPVGPLIAAGLVSLLIGRQ; encoded by the coding sequence ATGTTCGATACCACGCTGTTTATCTTACTCGCCCTCGCCGCGCTGGGGTTCGTCAGCCACAACACCACCGTTGCCATTTCCATTCTGGTGCTGATCATTGTGCGCGTGACGCCGCTCAATGCCTTTTTCCCGTGGATCGAAAAACAGGGGCTGACCATCGGGATCATCATCCTGACCATCGGCGTGATGGCCCCCATTGCCAGCGGCACCCTGCCGCCGTCAACGCTGTTGCACTCCTTCGCCAACTGGAAGTCGCTGATCGCCATTGCGGTCGGGGTTTTTGTCTCCTGGCTCGGCGGACGCGGGGTGACGCTGATGAGCTCCCAGCCGTCGCTGGTGGCTGGCTTGCTGGTCGGCACGGTGCTCGGCGTGGCACTGTTCCGCGGCGTGCCCGTCGGCCCGCTGATTGCCGCAGGCCTGGTGTCGCTGTTAATTGGCCGGCAGTGA
- a CDS encoding amino acid ABC transporter permease, translating to MIASLMVITDNLEYLLLGRTAQGEPGGVLLSVLMTMGAAALAFPGGIALACCAWRFNGWPRRLLFAWAELIRGIPLIFVIFWLWFLLPALTGADLPGAVTVTLALAWFTSASVMYSTLAALGALPKGQYEAALAGGFSSLQLLRWVLLPQALRNALPSYVGLLIALLKDTSLAFIVNVPELTTVAGQVNSRVQVYPAALFIFTGLVYYLLCSLLEQSVKRWQRRRSLPAN from the coding sequence ATGATCGCCAGTCTCATGGTTATTACCGATAACCTGGAGTATTTGCTGCTTGGCCGTACCGCTCAGGGAGAGCCGGGCGGCGTGCTGTTGTCGGTGCTGATGACGATGGGCGCGGCGGCGCTGGCGTTTCCGGGCGGCATAGCGCTGGCCTGCTGCGCCTGGCGTTTCAACGGCTGGCCGCGCAGGCTGCTGTTTGCCTGGGCGGAGCTGATCCGCGGCATTCCGCTGATCTTCGTCATTTTCTGGCTGTGGTTTTTACTGCCCGCCCTGACCGGGGCGGATCTGCCGGGGGCGGTGACCGTTACGCTGGCGCTGGCGTGGTTTACCTCGGCCTCGGTGATGTATTCGACCCTCGCGGCGCTGGGCGCTTTACCGAAAGGACAATATGAGGCGGCGCTGGCCGGGGGATTCAGTAGCCTGCAACTGCTGCGCTGGGTGCTGCTGCCGCAGGCGCTGCGCAATGCGCTGCCGTCGTATGTTGGCCTGCTGATCGCTTTGCTGAAAGACACCTCGCTGGCGTTTATCGTCAACGTGCCGGAATTGACCACTGTCGCCGGACAGGTTAACAGCCGCGTGCAGGTCTATCCGGCCGCGCTCTTTATCTTTACCGGTCTGGTTTATTACCTGCTGTGCAGTCTGCTGGAACAGTCGGTGAAACGCTGGCAGCGGCGGCGATCACTGCCGGCCAATTAA
- a CDS encoding amino acid ABC transporter permease gives MNVHLDWAGVLTGQPAQWIFSGFLTTIWVTLAGMALATLLTVLLLALRLTGGHVGRGVVAVWVSLFRNTPLLVQLLFWYFAAWNVLPQGFRQYVNDEHAFSVLPGDVWWFTPEFLSSAWALGLFTAAFLVEEIQSGLHAVPRGQVEAATAQGFGPLALFRWILLPQGLKNAWQPVVGQYLNLMKLSSLATGIGFAELTYQTRQIESYNAHALEAFAIGSALYLLLGLVMSLLLNAPLWWRARREKTG, from the coding sequence ATGAACGTTCATCTTGACTGGGCCGGGGTGCTGACCGGCCAGCCTGCGCAGTGGATCTTCTCCGGTTTTCTGACCACGATCTGGGTGACGCTCGCCGGGATGGCGCTGGCGACGCTGCTCACCGTGCTGTTGCTGGCCCTGCGCCTGACGGGGGGGCATGTCGGCCGCGGCGTGGTGGCGGTGTGGGTGTCGTTGTTTCGCAATACGCCGCTGCTGGTGCAATTGCTGTTCTGGTATTTCGCCGCCTGGAACGTGCTGCCGCAGGGGTTTCGTCAGTACGTCAACGATGAGCACGCCTTTTCGGTACTGCCGGGTGATGTGTGGTGGTTTACGCCGGAGTTTCTCAGCTCGGCCTGGGCGCTGGGGCTGTTTACCGCGGCCTTTCTGGTGGAGGAGATCCAGTCCGGGCTGCACGCTGTACCGCGCGGACAGGTGGAAGCGGCTACCGCGCAGGGCTTTGGCCCACTGGCGTTATTCCGCTGGATCTTACTGCCGCAGGGGCTGAAAAACGCCTGGCAGCCGGTGGTTGGTCAGTACCTCAACCTGATGAAGCTCTCCTCGCTGGCGACCGGCATCGGTTTTGCGGAACTCACCTATCAGACGCGGCAAATTGAAAGTTATAACGCCCATGCGCTGGAAGCATTCGCCATCGGTAGCGCACTCTACCTGCTGCTCGGGCTGGTGATGAGCCTGCTGCTGAATGCGCCGCTATGGTGGCGGGCAAGACGGGAGAAAACAGGATGA
- a CDS encoding amino acid ABC transporter ATP-binding protein, protein MFAGLFSTSVASATEAFAVQKGTVEFRQVSKRYGDQQVLNTIDLQVSAGEVVAICGPSGSGKSTLIRLINQLETLTSGEIFIDGKPTSGLKGRALREIRRQVGFVFQQFNLYAHLSALENITLALTRVHGKSPLDAQQIALGLLERVGLLDKAHHFPAQLSGGQQQRVAIARTLAASPHIILFDEPTSALDPEMIGEVLQVMKSLAHSGITLIVVTHEMQFAREIADRVIFIDGGEILEQAAPAQFFTAPQHPRAQRFLQKVLNPLHAESKDG, encoded by the coding sequence ATGTTTGCAGGTTTATTTTCCACCTCCGTGGCGTCGGCCACGGAGGCGTTTGCCGTGCAAAAAGGCACGGTCGAGTTCCGCCAGGTGAGCAAGCGTTATGGCGATCAGCAGGTGCTCAACACGATCGATTTGCAGGTCAGCGCCGGGGAAGTGGTCGCCATATGCGGGCCATCCGGATCGGGGAAATCGACGCTGATCCGTCTGATCAATCAGTTGGAAACTCTGACCAGCGGCGAGATCTTTATCGACGGCAAACCCACGAGTGGGCTTAAAGGCCGCGCCCTGCGTGAGATCCGCCGCCAGGTGGGATTTGTGTTCCAGCAATTCAACCTCTATGCCCACCTCAGCGCGCTGGAGAACATCACCCTGGCGCTGACCCGCGTGCACGGCAAGTCGCCGCTGGATGCGCAGCAGATCGCCCTCGGTCTGCTGGAGCGCGTCGGCCTGCTGGACAAAGCCCATCACTTCCCGGCGCAGCTCTCCGGCGGGCAGCAGCAGCGGGTGGCGATCGCCCGCACGCTGGCGGCCAGTCCGCATATTATTTTGTTCGATGAGCCAACCTCGGCGCTGGATCCGGAGATGATCGGCGAAGTATTACAGGTGATGAAATCACTGGCGCACAGCGGTATCACGCTGATTGTCGTCACCCACGAAATGCAGTTCGCCCGTGAAATTGCCGACCGGGTGATCTTCATTGACGGCGGTGAAATTCTTGAGCAGGCGGCCCCGGCGCAGTTCTTCACCGCGCCACAGCATCCCCGCGCGCAGCGGTTTCTGCAAAAGGTGCTTAATCCGCTGCATGCTGAAAGCAAGGACGGCTGA